Proteins co-encoded in one Cytophaga hutchinsonii ATCC 33406 genomic window:
- a CDS encoding NAD(P)H-dependent flavin oxidoreductase: MQNRITQLFNIQYPIIQAGMVWCSGWRLASAVSNAGGLGLIGAGSMSADLLREHIQKCITATSKPFGVNLPLLYAHIDQHIQVLLDEKVKIVFTSAGNPATYTARLKEAGITVVHVVSSTKFALKAQQAGVDAIVAEGFEAGGHNGREETTTLCLIPSVADAVSIPVIAAGGIASGRAMLAAFALGAEGVQVGSAFAVSEESSAHHIFKQRVVEALEGETILTLKQLTPVRLIKNNFYEQIKKAETNGASAEDLKNIVSKGRSKKGIFEGDLNEGELEIGQVSAQLKAVKPAASVITDIWEEFEQARKNIF; this comes from the coding sequence ATGCAAAACAGAATCACACAACTCTTCAACATTCAATATCCCATTATACAGGCTGGAATGGTTTGGTGCAGCGGCTGGCGTTTGGCTTCAGCTGTAAGCAATGCAGGCGGACTTGGTTTGATCGGTGCAGGTTCTATGTCGGCAGATCTGCTGCGCGAACATATTCAGAAATGCATAACTGCGACCAGCAAACCATTTGGTGTAAATTTACCCTTATTGTATGCGCACATCGATCAGCATATTCAGGTGTTGCTGGATGAAAAAGTAAAAATTGTTTTTACTTCCGCAGGCAATCCGGCTACCTATACAGCAAGATTAAAAGAAGCAGGTATAACGGTTGTGCATGTAGTATCAAGTACAAAGTTTGCTTTGAAAGCACAACAGGCTGGCGTTGATGCTATTGTTGCAGAAGGTTTTGAAGCGGGTGGGCATAATGGAAGAGAAGAAACAACTACCTTATGTCTGATCCCATCTGTAGCAGATGCAGTAAGTATTCCGGTTATTGCTGCTGGCGGCATTGCTTCCGGGCGTGCGATGCTTGCAGCATTTGCCTTAGGAGCAGAAGGTGTACAGGTCGGTTCTGCTTTTGCTGTAAGCGAAGAATCTTCCGCGCACCATATATTTAAACAACGCGTGGTTGAAGCCCTTGAAGGTGAAACAATCTTAACCTTGAAACAGCTGACACCTGTGCGGTTAATAAAAAACAATTTTTATGAACAGATAAAAAAAGCAGAAACGAATGGTGCTTCAGCAGAAGATCTGAAAAATATAGTAAGCAAAGGAAGGTCGAAGAAAGGAATTTTTGAAGGCGATCTCAACGAAGGCGAATTAGAGATCGGGCAAGTGAGCGCGCAGCTGAAAGCCGTGAAGCCTGCAGCATCTGTAATAACGGATATCTGGGAAGAGTTTGAGCAGGCACGGAAAAATATTTTTTAA
- a CDS encoding protein-glutamine glutaminase family protein — MLTDGKATVVSAASAAILFTQIQNDGIPFGYHQANCHNIAHYICLLAKAQNITLAKIWAFTPGIYTASSRRVISFTDQNKLSPTGKIDWGYHVAPVILVEEEGAVVKMAIDPVLFPEGPVPYKAWLDRIKTKKLIYLLMDAEWYLFNTSYLNNTQLEFFDMQTDEPVKPNVIFPYWFANKCVTDFFKYEEDSLLYAWLEKGLAVNDTASEFYENEIKPILDDPSASALLKDYRDLVGNVFNFETVFRDYMYNYEMNIDFYERHALIIEEYRNVFNTHVEKWKQKVAELGILL, encoded by the coding sequence TTGCTTACCGACGGAAAGGCTACTGTAGTGAGTGCCGCTTCCGCAGCTATTCTGTTTACTCAGATACAGAATGACGGGATTCCTTTCGGCTATCACCAGGCAAACTGTCACAACATTGCACATTACATTTGTCTGTTAGCAAAAGCACAGAATATTACGCTTGCAAAGATCTGGGCATTCACGCCCGGCATTTATACGGCATCCAGCAGAAGGGTTATTTCGTTTACCGATCAGAATAAACTTTCACCGACAGGAAAAATTGACTGGGGCTATCATGTAGCGCCTGTTATCTTAGTGGAAGAAGAAGGTGCTGTTGTAAAGATGGCAATAGATCCGGTACTTTTTCCGGAAGGACCCGTGCCTTATAAAGCCTGGCTGGACAGGATCAAAACAAAAAAATTAATTTATTTATTGATGGATGCAGAGTGGTATTTATTTAACACGTCGTATTTAAATAACACCCAGCTGGAATTTTTTGACATGCAAACGGATGAACCTGTAAAACCCAATGTTATTTTCCCGTATTGGTTTGCAAATAAATGTGTAACTGATTTTTTTAAATACGAAGAAGATAGTTTATTGTACGCCTGGTTAGAGAAAGGTCTTGCTGTAAACGATACGGCTTCTGAATTTTATGAAAACGAGATCAAACCGATATTGGATGACCCTTCAGCATCCGCTCTGTTAAAGGACTACAGAGACCTGGTTGGGAATGTCTTTAATTTTGAAACGGTGTTCCGGGATTATATGTATAACTATGAAATGAATATCGATTTTTATGAACGGCATGCTCTGATTATTGAGGAATATAGAAATGTATTTAATACGCATGTTGAAAAATGGAAACAGAAAGTAGCTGAACTCGGCATTTTGCTATAA
- a CDS encoding efflux RND transporter permease subunit yields the protein MGYKASKIEITYDFLKVVPQDDADMVYFKEFYKMFGEDGNIMVIGVQDPKLFKLETFNKFYDLCYQIQKSEGVNDAISLPTLKMLTKDTVNSKLDVKSVFTRKPVTQHELDSMIQLANDQLFYKGLIVNPNTNAALIAVSIDSKQLNSNNRQKVVSNILDLSATFKKETNVETHFAGLPYVRTIMVRDVQAEFKFFLVLSILVTSLILYFFFRNLYAVFFTFLVIVVTVVWTMGTIVLLGYKITLLTGMLPALIIVIGIPNCIYMYNKYHQEYRKHRNKIKAISRIVEKIGFLTFMTNMNTAVGFLVLYFTNIIIIKEFGMVAGLISAATFVITLVVIPTMLCYLPAPSDKQLKHLDLRFLRRVNNMIQYVVLRYRSVVYIITGLLIAISIVGIYRIQVISYMVDDLPKSSGVKTDLAFFEQHFKGVMPLEIVVDLGKKKGIRIPANLKKLDELETYLKSLNNVSPPLSVLNIIKGAKQAYYNGLPDFYEIPSKQEMVSLSSFMKTNDKSEDKLMRSFVDSTGQYVRFTCKVADMGTEKMAALVEKNITPKTKEIFTDSTQKVHITGTTLLFLKGNQYLINDLSESLVWAFALISLMMAFIFTNPKIIIISLIPNMIPILMTAGIMGLFNIPLKPSTALIFGISFGISIDSTIHYLSKFKQELKHYKGSVMQAVVKSLEEEGVSMIYTSIVLFCGFLIFAFSDFGGTIALGILTSLTLFFAMFTNLIVLPALLLTFSSGEKINLYPIIKDKHEKIHTEDDDMEIDLQRLEIKTPRNEESREV from the coding sequence ATGGGGTACAAGGCCTCAAAAATTGAGATCACATACGACTTTTTGAAAGTTGTTCCGCAGGATGATGCCGATATGGTCTATTTCAAGGAATTCTATAAAATGTTTGGTGAAGACGGCAACATCATGGTTATTGGTGTGCAGGACCCGAAACTTTTCAAACTGGAAACATTCAATAAATTTTACGATCTGTGTTATCAGATCCAGAAATCGGAAGGTGTAAACGACGCTATTTCGTTACCGACATTAAAAATGTTAACGAAAGACACGGTGAATTCCAAACTGGATGTTAAATCGGTATTTACACGAAAACCTGTCACACAGCATGAACTTGATTCGATGATACAGCTGGCAAACGACCAGTTGTTCTATAAAGGCTTAATTGTAAATCCTAATACCAATGCAGCATTGATCGCTGTATCCATTGATTCAAAACAACTGAATTCAAACAACAGACAAAAAGTAGTTTCAAATATTTTAGATTTATCAGCAACATTTAAAAAGGAAACAAACGTTGAAACACACTTTGCAGGATTGCCTTATGTACGTACCATCATGGTTCGCGATGTACAGGCAGAATTCAAGTTCTTCCTGGTGTTATCTATTTTGGTAACCTCATTGATCTTATATTTCTTCTTCAGAAACCTCTACGCGGTATTCTTCACCTTCCTTGTAATTGTTGTAACAGTTGTATGGACAATGGGTACCATCGTTTTACTTGGCTATAAGATCACCCTGCTTACCGGAATGCTTCCGGCATTAATCATCGTGATCGGCATTCCGAATTGTATTTATATGTACAATAAATACCATCAGGAATACCGCAAGCACAGAAACAAAATCAAAGCGATCAGCCGGATTGTAGAGAAGATCGGCTTCCTGACCTTTATGACCAACATGAATACTGCCGTTGGTTTCCTGGTATTATATTTCACCAACATCATCATCATTAAAGAATTCGGCATGGTTGCTGGCTTGATAAGCGCCGCAACGTTTGTGATTACGCTGGTTGTAATACCGACCATGCTGTGTTACCTGCCTGCACCAAGCGACAAGCAGTTAAAACACCTGGACCTGCGTTTTTTAAGGCGTGTGAACAATATGATCCAGTACGTTGTACTACGTTACCGTTCCGTAGTATATATCATCACCGGTTTATTGATCGCTATTTCGATTGTTGGTATTTACCGCATACAGGTTATTTCCTACATGGTGGATGATCTTCCGAAGAGCAGCGGAGTTAAAACGGACTTAGCATTCTTCGAACAGCATTTCAAAGGCGTAATGCCGCTGGAGATTGTGGTTGACTTAGGCAAGAAAAAAGGGATACGGATTCCGGCAAATTTGAAAAAACTGGACGAGCTTGAAACCTATTTAAAATCACTGAACAATGTTTCGCCACCGCTTTCCGTACTGAATATTATAAAAGGTGCAAAGCAGGCTTATTATAACGGCCTGCCGGATTTCTATGAAATACCGAGCAAGCAGGAAATGGTTTCGTTGTCGTCGTTCATGAAAACAAATGATAAGTCAGAAGACAAATTGATGCGCTCGTTTGTTGATTCTACCGGACAGTATGTACGTTTTACCTGCAAGGTTGCGGATATGGGAACAGAAAAGATGGCAGCATTGGTTGAAAAAAATATCACACCTAAAACAAAAGAAATATTTACGGACTCTACACAAAAGGTTCATATTACAGGCACAACATTATTATTCTTAAAAGGAAATCAGTATCTGATCAACGATTTATCTGAGTCGCTGGTTTGGGCATTTGCATTGATCTCGCTGATGATGGCATTCATTTTCACCAATCCTAAGATCATCATCATTTCATTGATCCCGAACATGATCCCGATCTTAATGACAGCAGGCATTATGGGCTTGTTTAACATTCCGTTGAAACCAAGTACAGCATTGATCTTTGGCATTTCATTCGGCATTTCGATCGACAGTACAATCCATTACCTGAGCAAGTTCAAGCAGGAATTAAAGCATTACAAAGGAAGTGTAATGCAGGCAGTAGTAAAATCACTGGAAGAAGAAGGCGTGAGCATGATCTATACATCGATCGTTTTATTCTGCGGTTTCCTGATCTTCGCATTTTCTGATTTTGGCGGAACGATTGCCCTGGGAATTTTAACGTCTTTAACATTGTTCTTTGCTATGTTCACCAACTTAATTGTTTTGCCGGCATTGCTGTTAACATTCAGCAGCGGCGAAAAAATTAATCTGTACCCGATCATTAAAGATAAACACGAAAAAATACACACTGAAGATGACGATATGGAAATCGATCTTCAGCGTTTAGAAATCAAAACACCTAGAAACGAGGAGAGCCGTGAAGTATAA
- the ileS gene encoding isoleucine--tRNA ligase: MKYNEKKTELSEVGKEVQQFWNDKKIFEKSVETREGNPTFTFYEGPPSANGTPGIHHVMGRTVKDIFCRFKTMQGFQVKRKGGWDTHGLPVELQVEKELGITKEDIGKKITVEQYNQKCREAVMKYKSQWDELTVKMGYWVDLEKPYITFENNYIESVWYLLKEFHQKKLLYKGYTIQPYSPAAGTGLSSHELNQPGTYKDVRDTSAVAQFKLKANPKFADNTYFLAWTTTPWTLPSNSALAVGENIEYVLVSTFNPYTFKPVQVILAKALLGKYFSEKAKDLSLEAYKDGDKLIPFKILQSYKGKDLVGIEYEQLMPYLQPETPAFRVIAGDFVSTEDGTGIVHIAPTFGADDARVAKLAGIPSIVTKDDRGNEYPLVDKRGRFTKEVTDFAGEYVKEAYLTDEEKEAERVKQGRDKYLSVDERISIKLKEANRAFKVEKYEHSYPHCWRTDKPVLYYPLDSWFIKTTAKKERLVELNKTINWKPESTGVGRFGNWLENLVDWNLSRSRYWGTPLPIWRSEDGSEEKCIGSIEELKTEIAKAQKAGIETATDIKDLHRPYVDNIVLVSDSGKPMKRELDLIDVWFDSGAMPYAQWHYPFENKELFNNNYPADFIAEGVDQTRGWFFTLHAISGMLYDKVAFKNVIANGLVLDKNGNKMSKRVGNVVNPFETIDKYGPDATRWYMITNAPPWDNLKFNLDGITEVQRRFFGTLQNTYSFFALYANLDNFTFAEAEIPLAQRTESDRWILSKLQSLVKDVADAYSDYEPTKAGRAIQDFVVDDLSNWYVRLNRKRFWKGEYNADKTAAYQTLYTCLETVAKLGAPIAPFYMDKLFSDLNQVSKKNAVESVHLADFPKVNEAFLDVELEERMSLAQRISSLVHSIRKAQTIKVRQPLSRILIPILQPHLKAQIQAVEDLIKNEVNIKAVEYIEDTSGVVIKTIKPNFKKLGKEYGAKLKEIGNAIAELRAEDITAIERNVFELKLADGTVIPITSEDVEIRSQDIPGWSVASEGGITVALDITLSDDLRKEGIARDVVNRVQNLRKDMGLEVQDKIRITIQKVDELINSALSANQEYICTETQAFSLELVEKLADGKEVEMDEQTLIMKIEK, translated from the coding sequence GTGAAGTATAACGAAAAGAAAACAGAACTGTCTGAAGTTGGAAAGGAAGTACAACAGTTTTGGAATGATAAAAAAATATTTGAAAAGTCTGTAGAGACACGTGAAGGCAATCCAACATTCACGTTCTACGAAGGTCCGCCATCTGCAAACGGCACGCCTGGTATTCACCATGTGATGGGCCGTACGGTGAAGGATATTTTCTGCCGGTTTAAAACCATGCAGGGCTTTCAGGTAAAACGCAAGGGCGGCTGGGATACACACGGCCTGCCTGTTGAATTGCAGGTTGAGAAAGAACTTGGTATTACCAAAGAAGATATCGGGAAGAAAATTACGGTAGAGCAGTATAATCAAAAGTGCCGCGAAGCGGTAATGAAATACAAATCGCAGTGGGATGAACTTACCGTGAAGATGGGTTATTGGGTTGATCTTGAAAAGCCATACATCACGTTTGAGAACAACTATATTGAATCGGTTTGGTACCTGTTAAAAGAATTTCATCAGAAAAAACTTTTATATAAAGGCTACACGATCCAGCCGTATTCGCCTGCTGCAGGTACAGGTTTGAGTTCACACGAATTAAACCAGCCGGGTACATACAAAGATGTGCGCGACACAAGTGCGGTAGCACAATTCAAGCTGAAAGCAAATCCGAAGTTTGCAGACAACACCTATTTCCTTGCATGGACAACAACACCATGGACATTGCCTTCTAACAGTGCATTGGCTGTAGGAGAGAATATTGAATATGTATTGGTTTCAACATTTAACCCATACACGTTTAAGCCCGTTCAGGTAATTCTTGCGAAAGCCTTGCTCGGAAAATATTTTTCTGAAAAAGCGAAAGACCTTTCTTTAGAAGCATATAAAGATGGAGACAAACTGATTCCCTTTAAAATACTTCAAAGCTATAAAGGTAAAGATCTTGTTGGCATTGAATACGAACAGCTGATGCCGTACCTGCAGCCTGAAACACCGGCGTTCCGTGTAATCGCGGGCGACTTTGTAAGTACGGAAGATGGTACAGGTATTGTACACATTGCGCCTACCTTTGGTGCAGACGATGCGCGTGTAGCTAAACTTGCCGGCATTCCTTCGATCGTTACAAAAGATGACCGCGGAAACGAATATCCATTGGTTGATAAGCGCGGCAGGTTTACTAAAGAAGTAACGGACTTCGCAGGCGAATATGTAAAAGAAGCGTACCTAACCGATGAAGAAAAAGAAGCGGAACGTGTTAAACAAGGCAGAGATAAATACCTGAGTGTGGATGAACGTATTTCAATTAAATTGAAAGAAGCGAACCGTGCATTCAAGGTTGAAAAATACGAACACAGTTATCCGCATTGCTGGAGAACAGATAAGCCGGTGCTTTATTATCCATTGGATTCCTGGTTCATCAAAACAACAGCAAAAAAAGAACGTCTGGTTGAACTGAATAAAACCATTAACTGGAAACCTGAATCTACAGGCGTTGGTCGCTTCGGCAACTGGCTGGAAAATCTGGTTGACTGGAACCTTTCGCGTTCTCGCTATTGGGGAACACCGCTGCCGATCTGGCGTTCAGAAGATGGCTCTGAAGAGAAATGCATCGGTTCGATTGAAGAATTGAAAACTGAAATTGCAAAAGCACAAAAAGCAGGCATCGAAACGGCAACAGATATTAAAGATTTACACAGGCCATACGTAGATAACATTGTTCTGGTAAGTGATTCCGGCAAGCCGATGAAACGCGAGCTGGACCTGATCGACGTGTGGTTTGATTCCGGTGCGATGCCGTATGCGCAGTGGCATTACCCGTTTGAAAATAAAGAATTATTCAACAATAATTATCCGGCAGACTTTATTGCAGAAGGTGTGGATCAGACACGTGGCTGGTTCTTTACATTGCACGCAATCTCCGGCATGCTGTATGATAAAGTTGCATTCAAAAATGTAATTGCAAACGGATTGGTACTGGACAAGAATGGAAACAAAATGTCTAAGCGTGTAGGCAATGTAGTGAACCCGTTTGAAACGATTGATAAATATGGGCCGGACGCAACACGCTGGTATATGATTACCAATGCACCGCCATGGGACAATTTGAAATTCAATTTAGACGGTATCACCGAAGTGCAGCGCCGTTTCTTTGGTACGCTTCAGAATACCTATTCATTCTTTGCCTTGTATGCGAACTTAGATAATTTCACGTTTGCTGAAGCAGAGATTCCATTGGCACAACGTACCGAAAGCGATCGCTGGATCTTATCGAAACTGCAATCACTGGTTAAAGATGTTGCAGATGCATACAGTGATTACGAGCCGACGAAAGCCGGGCGTGCGATACAGGATTTTGTAGTTGATGATTTGAGTAACTGGTATGTACGTCTGAATAGAAAACGTTTCTGGAAAGGCGAATACAATGCAGATAAAACCGCTGCGTATCAGACATTATATACCTGTCTGGAAACGGTTGCCAAATTAGGTGCGCCGATTGCTCCGTTTTACATGGATAAATTATTCAGCGACTTAAATCAGGTCAGTAAAAAGAATGCTGTTGAATCTGTTCACTTAGCCGATTTTCCGAAAGTGAATGAAGCGTTTTTAGACGTAGAACTGGAAGAACGTATGAGCCTGGCTCAACGCATCTCTTCGCTGGTACACTCGATCCGCAAGGCACAAACGATTAAGGTTCGTCAGCCGCTTTCCAGAATTCTCATCCCGATCTTACAGCCGCATCTGAAAGCACAGATCCAGGCGGTAGAAGATCTGATTAAAAATGAAGTGAATATCAAAGCAGTTGAATATATTGAGGATACTTCCGGCGTTGTTATTAAAACGATCAAACCTAATTTTAAAAAATTAGGAAAAGAATACGGCGCGAAACTGAAAGAGATCGGCAATGCAATTGCTGAATTGCGTGCAGAAGATATTACTGCCATTGAACGCAATGTCTTTGAACTGAAACTTGCAGACGGCACCGTTATCCCGATTACGTCAGAAGATGTTGAGATCCGTTCTCAGGATATTCCTGGCTGGTCCGTTGCTTCTGAAGGCGGCATCACTGTTGCGCTGGATATTACGTTAAGCGACGACCTTCGTAAAGAAGGGATTGCGCGTGATGTTGTAAACCGTGTACAGAATCTGCGTAAAGACATGGGCCTTGAAGTACAGGATAAGATCCGTATCACCATTCAGAAGGTAGACGAATTGATCAATAGTGCATTAAGTGCAAATCAGGAATACATTTGTACAGAGACACAAGCCTTCTCCTTAGAGCTGGTAGAAAAACTGGCAGATGGCAAAGAAGTAGAAATGGATGAGCAAACGCTGATCATGAAAATAGAAAAATAA
- a CDS encoding lipoprotein signal peptidase — protein MRYTKYFLLTIGIILIDQVIKLWVFETFPFEGYEHPSLRLGDWFKLHYITNEGMAFGIKLAGVYGKLILSLFRLVAMVGISYYLYLMAKKGMHEGFLWCIALILGGAMGNVVDSTFYGVFLDLPTSDAPMLWFHGRVIDMFYVDICNCLIPEWVPVLGGSYYPLWPIFNFADASIFVGVALILIYQKKFFPEKDGVKEKEQHVQV, from the coding sequence ATGCGCTATACCAAATATTTTCTTTTAACAATCGGCATCATACTTATTGACCAGGTGATTAAGCTGTGGGTGTTCGAAACGTTCCCTTTTGAAGGATATGAACATCCTTCTTTAAGACTTGGCGACTGGTTTAAATTACATTATATCACCAATGAAGGAATGGCCTTTGGTATAAAGCTGGCTGGCGTGTATGGTAAACTAATTCTTAGTTTATTCCGCCTGGTTGCTATGGTCGGTATTAGTTACTACCTGTATCTTATGGCAAAAAAAGGCATGCACGAAGGTTTTCTGTGGTGCATTGCTTTGATCTTAGGCGGTGCTATGGGTAATGTAGTAGACAGCACATTCTACGGTGTATTTTTAGACTTGCCTACCAGTGATGCGCCGATGCTTTGGTTTCACGGTCGTGTGATAGACATGTTTTATGTAGACATCTGTAATTGTCTGATTCCGGAATGGGTTCCTGTATTAGGCGGAAGCTATTATCCGTTATGGCCGATTTTTAACTTTGCGGATGCTTCCATATTTGTAGGTGTAGCCTTAATTTTAATTTATCAAAAGAAATTCTTTCCGGAGAAAGACGGCGTAAAAGAAAAAGAACAGCACGTGCAGGTATAA
- a CDS encoding three-Cys-motif partner protein TcmP, which translates to MPRDIHVKPFDEGTKAKLSIFQDYLREWLPVFISKRDIYWNNINIYDFFAGPGRDVAGVKGTPCIIIDELEPHLESIRNKNLKVNLYFNEYDKAKYELLNDHVLPKGNEQRDYYVQTESLDFKVAFQKRLAELTTNNSANLLFLDQNGIKHIGEETFKQIINIKRTDFLFFISSSTIKRFCEHPNILQHINLSSEDVEKTPYDQIHRLVLDYYKNLIPANKAYYLAPFSLKKNAGVYGLIFGSSHVLGMEKFLTTCWKVDPERGEANFDIDNDKINPGQINIFSGEISKPKKVEIFEKELEENITKGKIKTDKDVYLFTITNGFLPSHAKNVLKKLASSNKISKMKFNISSTICKIGASLTPIKLN; encoded by the coding sequence ATGCCAAGAGATATTCACGTCAAACCTTTTGATGAAGGAACAAAAGCAAAACTCTCAATTTTTCAAGATTATTTGAGGGAATGGCTGCCGGTATTTATATCGAAAAGAGATATTTATTGGAACAATATAAACATATATGATTTTTTTGCTGGGCCAGGTAGAGATGTTGCTGGAGTGAAAGGTACACCTTGCATTATTATAGATGAATTAGAGCCCCATCTAGAAAGTATAAGAAATAAAAATCTTAAAGTTAACTTATACTTTAACGAATATGATAAAGCAAAATACGAATTATTAAATGATCATGTTTTACCTAAAGGAAATGAGCAACGAGATTATTATGTCCAAACTGAAAGCTTAGATTTTAAAGTTGCTTTTCAAAAAAGGCTTGCTGAATTAACTACTAACAATAGTGCAAATTTATTATTTCTAGACCAAAATGGCATTAAGCATATAGGAGAGGAGACGTTTAAGCAAATCATAAATATTAAAAGAACAGATTTTTTATTTTTCATTTCTTCGTCAACAATTAAAAGATTTTGTGAACATCCAAATATATTGCAGCATATAAATTTGAGTTCAGAGGATGTAGAGAAAACACCATATGATCAAATTCACAGATTAGTATTGGACTATTATAAAAATTTGATTCCGGCTAATAAAGCCTATTACTTAGCACCATTTTCGCTGAAAAAAAATGCTGGAGTATATGGATTAATATTTGGGAGTAGTCATGTATTGGGCATGGAAAAATTTTTAACAACATGTTGGAAGGTTGATCCTGAAAGAGGAGAGGCAAACTTTGATATTGATAATGACAAAATAAATCCGGGACAAATCAATATATTTTCAGGTGAAATAAGTAAGCCTAAAAAGGTGGAAATTTTTGAGAAGGAATTGGAAGAAAATATTACAAAAGGAAAAATTAAAACAGACAAGGATGTATATTTGTTTACCATTACCAATGGCTTTTTACCTTCTCATGCAAAGAATGTCTTAAAAAAATTAGCTTCATCGAATAAAATTTCAAAAATGAAGTTTAATATAAGTAGTACGATCTGTAAAATTGGAGCGAGTTTAACTCCTATAAAATTAAATTGA
- a CDS encoding DUF5131 family protein, protein MAQSSIEWTEMTWNPTTGCTKISAGCKFCYAEIMSKRLKAMGIDKYKDGFKVNIYPDALSIPYTWKSSKVVFVNSMSDLFHEDIPLDYIKKVFQVMNENPQHVFQVLTKRAERLFEVYKELKWTHNIWMGVSVENDKVKNRIDLLRKTSAKVKFLSLEPLIGPLPKLNLKKIDWVIVGGESGHRPRPMDSDWVLDIQEQCLKSDVAFFFKQWGGRNKKANGRLLNGRTYDEMPEIMEIEKVK, encoded by the coding sequence ATGGCACAATCAAGTATTGAATGGACAGAAATGACATGGAATCCTACTACTGGGTGTACAAAAATTTCTGCTGGTTGCAAATTTTGTTATGCTGAAATAATGTCCAAGCGGCTTAAGGCAATGGGCATTGATAAGTATAAAGATGGATTTAAAGTTAATATATATCCCGATGCCCTATCAATTCCTTACACTTGGAAATCGTCAAAAGTGGTTTTTGTCAACTCAATGAGTGATTTATTTCATGAAGATATACCTTTAGATTATATTAAAAAGGTATTTCAGGTTATGAATGAAAATCCACAACATGTTTTTCAGGTTTTAACTAAAAGAGCAGAACGATTATTTGAAGTATATAAAGAATTGAAGTGGACTCATAATATCTGGATGGGCGTTTCAGTTGAAAATGATAAAGTAAAAAATCGAATTGATCTTTTAAGAAAAACTTCTGCAAAAGTGAAGTTCCTTTCATTAGAACCTTTAATAGGACCATTGCCGAAATTAAATTTAAAAAAAATTGACTGGGTAATAGTTGGTGGCGAAAGTGGCCATAGACCTCGACCAATGGATTCAGACTGGGTTTTAGATATTCAAGAGCAATGTCTTAAATCAGATGTCGCATTTTTCTTCAAGCAATGGGGAGGTAGGAATAAAAAGGCCAATGGTCGTTTATTGAATGGAAGAACATATGATGAAATGCCAGAAATTATGGAAATAGAGAAAGTTAAATAG